A portion of the Edaphobacter lichenicola genome contains these proteins:
- a CDS encoding LssY C-terminal domain-containing protein, which translates to MPNGFRTSSLLLAIFLIVETNAAISTVTAQSKPASPPEAQQQTPAQTNAADETADDSPDVPDDELAAAAVTLDVSHTSTLIQKLYQATRETKEQPILDRLAEAKQLIADGADVKATDEYGRTALHWTVFGSSYNTRPKITVAYEGIADQLIQHGVDINHEDIYNDTALDYLLYSPNFEIQTLLIENGATSGFLTAFFHFFNQENGDMPHTIAASVARSQSADLSPGQTLSIRLNGPVYSDRSRTGDPVEGVVTYPLCKGGENITCKDGDLVVAPGTKVQATILFAQKAPDKYSRPRLVLDFSNIVHQDGTRSPLYARVIDVDNARETVRNNEILGIVQPHASTKVSIGLSAVGVINPIAGYAVRGISTVYGLSIRREILFPAGTDLQIQVVRPSMLKKRDPWSGWPVLPVDPTLKTLVAAAPIRVYTKDNKPSDLTNLMFIGSQQQLVAAFQESGWYEADSLNVNSGMKSFQATIRGTGYTKAPVSLLTVNGKPPDLVFQKSLDTFAKRHHIRIWKEPGTYQGHEVWVGAATHDLAISTEKKGTKWSHRIDPHVDREREWIETDLLYSGTATSYALVDRPHIPKKTANGTGDEILTDGQMAVVELGATKPNILNPATPVLQSHQTPSE; encoded by the coding sequence ATGCCGAACGGGTTCAGAACCTCGTCCCTGCTCCTCGCCATCTTCCTGATCGTCGAAACAAACGCGGCCATCAGCACCGTAACTGCTCAAAGCAAACCGGCATCCCCACCAGAAGCCCAACAGCAAACTCCCGCACAAACGAACGCTGCCGACGAAACTGCCGATGACTCGCCAGACGTCCCCGACGACGAGCTTGCAGCCGCAGCCGTAACCCTCGACGTCTCTCATACCTCGACACTCATCCAAAAGCTGTATCAGGCCACCCGCGAGACCAAAGAGCAGCCCATCCTCGATCGTCTCGCCGAAGCAAAGCAACTCATCGCAGACGGCGCGGACGTCAAGGCCACCGACGAGTACGGCCGCACCGCGCTTCACTGGACGGTATTCGGCTCCAGCTACAACACCAGGCCAAAGATCACCGTTGCCTATGAAGGAATCGCTGACCAGTTGATTCAGCACGGTGTCGACATCAACCACGAGGACATCTACAACGACACTGCCTTGGACTATCTGCTCTACTCACCCAACTTCGAAATTCAAACTCTCCTCATCGAGAACGGCGCAACCAGCGGCTTCCTCACCGCCTTCTTCCACTTCTTCAACCAGGAAAATGGCGACATGCCGCATACCATCGCCGCCAGCGTTGCCAGATCCCAAAGTGCTGATCTCTCCCCCGGCCAAACCCTCAGCATCCGACTCAACGGCCCGGTCTACAGCGATCGTTCGCGCACAGGCGATCCCGTGGAAGGTGTCGTCACCTATCCCCTCTGCAAAGGCGGCGAAAATATCACCTGCAAAGACGGTGATCTCGTCGTAGCGCCCGGAACCAAAGTACAGGCAACCATCCTCTTCGCCCAGAAGGCGCCCGACAAATACTCTCGCCCCCGCCTGGTGCTCGACTTCTCCAACATCGTCCATCAGGATGGCACCCGCTCTCCACTCTATGCCCGCGTCATCGACGTTGATAACGCCCGCGAGACAGTTCGAAACAACGAGATCCTCGGCATCGTCCAACCCCACGCATCCACGAAGGTATCGATCGGACTCTCTGCAGTAGGAGTCATCAATCCAATCGCGGGCTATGCCGTTCGAGGCATTTCGACCGTCTACGGTCTGTCCATACGCCGCGAGATACTCTTCCCCGCCGGAACCGACCTGCAGATTCAAGTCGTCCGACCGTCCATGTTGAAGAAGAGAGATCCATGGTCGGGCTGGCCAGTGCTCCCGGTCGACCCCACGTTGAAAACCCTGGTAGCCGCGGCACCCATACGGGTCTATACCAAAGACAACAAGCCCTCCGACCTGACGAACCTCATGTTTATCGGCTCACAGCAACAACTCGTCGCAGCCTTTCAAGAGTCTGGCTGGTACGAAGCCGATTCCCTCAATGTCAACTCAGGGATGAAGTCGTTTCAGGCGACCATCCGCGGCACTGGCTATACCAAGGCGCCCGTCTCCCTCCTCACCGTCAACGGCAAACCACCCGACCTCGTCTTCCAGAAGTCGCTCGACACCTTCGCGAAGAGACATCACATCCGAATCTGGAAAGAACCCGGAACCTATCAGGGTCACGAAGTCTGGGTCGGAGCCGCGACGCACGACCTCGCCATCTCAACGGAAAAGAAAGGCACGAAGTGGTCTCATCGCATCGATCCGCACGTCGATCGTGAACGCGAGTGGATCGAAACCGATCTCCTCTACTCCGGAACTGCAACCTCATACGCTCTGGTCGATCGACCACACATTCCAAAGAAGACCGCCAACGGAACCGGAGATGAGATCCTCACGGACGGCCAAATGGCAGTCGTCGAATTGGGCGCAACCAAACCCAACATCCTCAATCCAGCCACACCCGTTCTGCAATCCCACCAAACCCCCTCCGAATAG
- a CDS encoding carboxymuconolactone decarboxylase family protein, whose amino-acid sequence MPHISLPEGLPGISGGFAFRPETAKPMRELAHILLHGPNTLSPAERELIATYVSNQNDCFFCQTSHGAAAAAHLGEQADTVNQVKHNFLQANISPKLKALLVIAGQVQKGGKHVSPESVQNAKQLGATDIEIHDTVLIAAAFCMYNRYVDGLATWQPSDPAMYASMGEHLATHGYLTPSQNAK is encoded by the coding sequence ATGCCACACATCTCTCTACCCGAAGGCCTGCCTGGCATCAGCGGCGGATTTGCTTTTCGTCCCGAGACGGCCAAACCAATGCGGGAGCTGGCACATATTTTGTTACACGGGCCAAACACATTGAGCCCAGCAGAGCGCGAATTAATTGCGACCTACGTCTCAAACCAAAACGACTGCTTCTTCTGCCAGACAAGTCACGGGGCAGCCGCGGCAGCGCACCTTGGCGAGCAGGCTGACACAGTGAATCAGGTGAAACATAACTTCCTGCAGGCCAATATCTCCCCGAAGTTAAAAGCCCTACTCGTCATCGCCGGTCAGGTGCAAAAAGGAGGCAAACATGTCTCCCCCGAAAGCGTGCAAAACGCAAAGCAGCTCGGCGCAACCGACATCGAAATACACGACACGGTTTTGATCGCCGCAGCATTTTGCATGTACAACCGCTACGTGGACGGTCTCGCAACGTGGCAGCCAAGCGACCCCGCAATGTATGCCAGCATGGGAGAACATCTAGCCACGCACGGCTACCTGACTCCATCGCAAAATGCTAAATAA
- a CDS encoding APC family permease, translated as MEQHRQMGLAGTIAVVTGESIALGIFLTPAAMAKSLGSPALLAAVWCGMGLITMCGALCYSELAVRFPHSGGEYVYLREGYGGRVAFLYGWMSAAVLDPGLAAALAMGTAPYVFSLLGIYQQIRLWVPALILIGLAIINYVGTRLSRRAMATANLLKICVLFCLVAWAWISGHSTVSNILPLVHRRAGSDPIFAAVAGATVSAFFSFGGWWEAGKIAGEVRNPRRNLPLAFTLGVLLVTAVYLLVSFAFLSVVPVDRIVSNTAFVAQFGEALFGSIGGRVLSGCVVLSVLGGMMALTMAAPRVYYAMARDGSFFSVFGRLHTRFGTPANAVLLQTGLALIILCFGAFDRILSFIIFSAICFLALSAASLFRLKEPVRRWWYPTAPILFLLGCGVINLLILAHDPIPALLGLTAVLCGDPIRHFFFSPRQAAPATISETTLS; from the coding sequence ATGGAACAGCACAGACAGATGGGGTTGGCGGGGACGATCGCCGTCGTAACGGGCGAATCGATCGCACTCGGCATCTTCCTTACTCCTGCGGCCATGGCGAAATCGCTCGGGTCACCCGCTTTACTCGCCGCTGTTTGGTGCGGCATGGGCCTGATCACGATGTGCGGCGCACTCTGTTACTCAGAACTGGCCGTCCGTTTTCCCCACTCAGGCGGCGAATACGTCTACCTGCGCGAAGGATATGGCGGCCGCGTAGCATTCCTATATGGTTGGATGTCCGCTGCGGTACTGGATCCTGGTCTCGCTGCGGCTCTGGCGATGGGCACCGCTCCCTACGTCTTCTCGCTTCTCGGAATCTACCAACAGATTCGACTCTGGGTTCCGGCGCTCATTCTGATCGGCCTCGCAATCATCAACTACGTAGGAACGCGGCTGAGCCGTCGAGCGATGGCCACAGCAAATCTGCTCAAGATCTGTGTTCTGTTCTGCCTCGTGGCCTGGGCATGGATCTCCGGTCATTCGACCGTCTCCAACATCCTCCCTTTGGTGCACCGGCGCGCAGGATCGGACCCGATCTTCGCCGCTGTCGCTGGAGCCACAGTCAGCGCGTTCTTCAGCTTCGGAGGTTGGTGGGAGGCGGGCAAGATAGCAGGCGAAGTACGTAATCCACGACGAAATCTGCCACTCGCCTTCACCTTAGGAGTACTGCTGGTAACAGCAGTCTATCTCCTGGTCAGCTTCGCATTTCTATCGGTGGTACCAGTCGACCGCATCGTCTCCAACACAGCATTCGTCGCACAGTTCGGCGAGGCGCTCTTCGGCAGTATCGGCGGACGAGTGCTCTCCGGCTGTGTCGTGCTCTCAGTGCTGGGAGGAATGATGGCCCTCACGATGGCCGCACCTCGGGTCTACTACGCGATGGCGCGTGACGGTTCGTTCTTCTCCGTCTTCGGGCGCCTCCACACGCGCTTCGGCACTCCGGCCAACGCGGTCCTGCTGCAAACGGGACTTGCCCTCATCATTCTGTGCTTTGGCGCGTTCGATCGCATTCTCTCCTTCATCATCTTCTCGGCAATATGTTTTCTAGCGCTCTCCGCTGCCTCGCTCTTTCGATTGAAGGAGCCAGTGCGCCGCTGGTGGTATCCCACCGCTCCAATACTTTTTCTCCTCGGATGCGGCGTCATCAATCTGCTTATCCTCGCGCACGATCCAATTCCAGCACTTCTTGGTTTGACCGCAGTTCTATGTGGCGATCCTATCCGACACTTCTTTTTCTCTCCCCGACAGGCCGCTCCGGCGACCATCTCCGAAACCACACTCTCCTGA
- a CDS encoding CTP synthase, translating to MSAKYIFVTGGVVSSLGKGLAAASIGCLLEARGIKVNLMKFDPYLNVDPGTMSPFQHGEVFVTDDGAETDLDLGHYERFTHAKLTRDNNLTTGRIYEQIITKERRGDYLGKTVQVIPHVTNEIKNAMRKVAADCEVAIVEIGGTVGDIESLPFLEAIRQMRQDLGRENTCFVHVTLIPWIAAAQELKTKPTQHSVKEMLSIGIQPDILLCRSDRAVPREMRNKIALFCNVEEAAVIAARDVPSIYEVPLTFAAEGVDTLALKYLRIEAKPVDLSKWQDIVRRAYNPKDEVSIAIVGKYVEYEDSYKSLKEALVHGALAHNLKLRVTWIEAEGLETKDDEGRPTLDYRHQLADFDGILVPGGFGKRGIEGMLNAIRYAREQAVPYFGICLGMQTACIEYARNVCGLKDANSGEFDPATPYRIIYKLRELTGVEEMGGTMRLGAWDCVMEPDSLAAHAYGKTEISERHRHRYEFNREYEAILTGGGLRLTGTTPDATYVEIVEIPTHPFFLGCQFHPEFKSKPLEPHPLFRDFIAASYQNRQQTNYAGNASGEHNSTSRASSL from the coding sequence ATGTCTGCAAAGTACATCTTCGTAACTGGCGGAGTCGTGTCTTCGCTCGGCAAGGGTCTCGCCGCAGCCTCTATCGGCTGCCTCCTCGAGGCCCGCGGCATCAAGGTCAATCTCATGAAGTTTGACCCCTACCTCAACGTCGACCCCGGCACCATGTCGCCCTTCCAGCACGGCGAGGTCTTCGTCACCGATGACGGCGCTGAAACCGATCTCGACCTCGGCCACTACGAGCGCTTCACCCACGCCAAGCTCACCCGCGACAACAACCTCACCACCGGCCGCATCTACGAGCAGATCATCACCAAAGAGCGCCGCGGCGATTATCTCGGCAAGACCGTCCAGGTCATCCCTCACGTCACCAACGAGATCAAAAACGCGATGCGCAAAGTCGCAGCCGACTGCGAAGTCGCCATCGTCGAGATCGGCGGCACCGTAGGCGACATCGAGTCGCTTCCCTTCCTCGAAGCCATCCGCCAGATGCGCCAGGACCTCGGCCGCGAGAACACCTGCTTCGTCCACGTCACCCTCATCCCCTGGATCGCCGCAGCACAAGAGTTAAAAACCAAGCCCACCCAGCATTCCGTCAAAGAGATGCTCTCCATCGGTATCCAGCCCGACATCCTCCTCTGCCGCTCCGACCGCGCCGTCCCCCGCGAGATGCGCAACAAGATCGCCCTGTTCTGCAACGTCGAAGAGGCCGCCGTCATCGCCGCCCGCGACGTGCCCAGCATCTACGAGGTCCCCCTTACCTTCGCCGCCGAAGGCGTAGACACCCTCGCCCTCAAGTACCTCCGCATCGAAGCCAAGCCCGTAGATCTCTCCAAGTGGCAGGACATCGTCCGCCGCGCCTACAACCCCAAAGACGAGGTCTCCATCGCCATCGTCGGCAAGTACGTCGAATACGAAGACTCTTACAAGTCCCTCAAGGAAGCTCTCGTCCACGGCGCACTCGCCCACAACCTCAAACTCCGTGTGACTTGGATCGAAGCCGAAGGCCTTGAAACAAAAGACGACGAAGGCCGCCCCACCCTCGACTATCGCCACCAGCTCGCTGACTTTGACGGCATCCTGGTCCCCGGCGGCTTCGGCAAGCGCGGCATCGAGGGCATGCTCAACGCCATTCGCTACGCCCGCGAACAGGCCGTTCCCTACTTCGGCATCTGTCTCGGCATGCAGACCGCCTGCATCGAGTACGCCCGCAACGTCTGCGGCCTCAAGGACGCCAACTCCGGCGAGTTCGACCCCGCCACCCCCTACCGCATCATCTACAAACTCCGCGAACTCACCGGAGTCGAAGAGATGGGTGGCACCATGCGCCTCGGAGCCTGGGACTGCGTCATGGAGCCCGACTCCCTCGCCGCCCACGCCTACGGCAAGACCGAGATCAGCGAGCGCCACCGCCATCGTTACGAATTCAACCGCGAGTACGAAGCCATCCTCACCGGCGGTGGCCTCCGTCTCACCGGCACCACACCCGACGCCACCTACGTCGAGATCGTCGAGATCCCCACGCATCCCTTCTTCCTCGGTTGCCAGTTCCATCCGGAGTTCAAATCCAAGCCGCTCGAGCCGCACCCACTCTTCCGCGACTTCATCGCCGCCAGCTATCAGAACAGGCAGCAAACCAACTACGCCGGGAACGCCTCCGGCGAACATAATTCGACCTCGCGTGCCAGCTCACTGTAA
- a CDS encoding carboxypeptidase-like regulatory domain-containing protein: MRNPGPFIVTIVLSAMLSTNIHAQSHIETNPSPTSKSINEVTIKELTQQVAAIKLPNEELPDAPGLQTVSPQTSTQQSGSISGTVLDANGAQIENALVTLELTDSKIQRTVTTDSTGFYKFTDVTSGTFKLKIMSKGFATWVSSDTALLPGQTYEAPDITLQIASAKTDVEVTFTQHDIAEEQIQLEEKQRVLGVIPNFYVSYTWNAAPLTAGQKFRLATRASIDPVTIGISAAVAGVEQADDYFNEYGQGAQGYAKRFGAAYGDAVIGTFIGGAILPSIFRQDPRYFYKGTGSITSRALYAISTVVICKGDNGKWQPNYSNVLGNLAAAGISNIYYPAAERNGAGLTIGNALIGTAGGAIGSLFQEFLIKKISRGIPPPAVPASVTRP; the protein is encoded by the coding sequence GTGCGCAACCCGGGCCCCTTCATCGTCACCATCGTGCTAAGCGCAATGCTAAGCACGAACATACACGCGCAGTCGCATATTGAAACAAACCCATCCCCTACCAGCAAGTCAATCAACGAAGTAACAATAAAAGAATTGACACAACAAGTCGCAGCCATCAAACTTCCCAACGAGGAGTTGCCAGATGCCCCCGGCCTGCAGACGGTCAGCCCACAGACCTCAACCCAACAATCTGGCAGCATCAGCGGCACAGTTCTCGACGCCAACGGCGCCCAGATTGAAAACGCGCTGGTAACGCTGGAACTAACCGACTCTAAGATCCAGCGCACGGTAACGACGGACAGCACCGGTTTCTACAAATTCACGGACGTCACCTCTGGAACATTCAAGCTCAAAATAATGTCAAAGGGATTCGCCACCTGGGTCTCAAGCGACACTGCACTCCTACCCGGCCAGACCTATGAAGCCCCCGACATCACCCTGCAAATAGCGTCGGCCAAGACAGACGTGGAAGTGACCTTCACGCAACATGACATTGCAGAAGAGCAGATACAGTTGGAAGAAAAGCAGCGCGTCCTCGGCGTTATTCCAAACTTCTACGTCTCCTATACCTGGAATGCCGCCCCTCTCACGGCCGGCCAGAAGTTCCGTCTTGCCACCCGGGCATCCATTGACCCCGTCACCATTGGTATCTCGGCCGCCGTCGCAGGCGTTGAACAAGCAGATGACTACTTCAATGAATATGGACAGGGCGCGCAGGGTTATGCAAAACGCTTCGGCGCCGCCTATGGCGATGCCGTCATCGGCACCTTTATCGGCGGCGCCATTCTCCCCTCCATCTTCCGCCAGGACCCGCGTTACTTCTACAAAGGCACAGGCTCCATCACTTCTCGCGCCCTCTATGCCATCTCCACTGTCGTCATCTGCAAAGGCGACAACGGGAAATGGCAGCCCAACTACTCCAACGTCCTCGGGAACCTCGCCGCCGCCGGAATCTCGAATATCTACTACCCTGCCGCGGAGAGAAACGGCGCTGGCCTCACCATCGGCAACGCGCTCATCGGCACCGCCGGCGGAGCGATCGGAAGTCTCTTCCAGGAGTTCCTCATCAAAAAAATCTCCCGCGGCATTCCGCCTCCAGCCGTACCCGCCTCCGTCACCAGACCCTAA
- a CDS encoding NAD(P)H-binding protein, which yields MNVVLFGATGMVGQSALRECLLDPDVNNVTSVVRTPTTPTNAKLRELVLPDFTNYSAVETELTGLDACFFCLGVTSAGMSEADYTRITHDFTLAAATTLARLNHSMTFVYVSGSGTDSTERGRIMWARVKGKTENDILKLPFKAAYMFRIGFIQPLHGIVSKTKSYRIFYQVLSPILPLLRSLFPRQILTTEQVGRAMILVAKNGFPKPVLESKDISSLFVHP from the coding sequence ATGAATGTAGTTCTCTTCGGAGCAACCGGGATGGTTGGCCAGAGCGCTTTGCGCGAGTGCCTGCTCGATCCCGACGTCAATAACGTCACCTCCGTCGTCCGGACCCCAACCACACCCACCAACGCCAAACTTCGAGAGCTCGTCCTGCCCGACTTCACCAACTACTCCGCGGTCGAGACCGAACTCACAGGCCTGGACGCCTGCTTCTTCTGCCTTGGCGTCACCTCTGCCGGCATGTCCGAGGCCGACTACACGCGCATCACCCACGACTTCACCCTCGCTGCTGCCACCACGTTAGCAAGGCTCAACCACTCCATGACATTCGTCTACGTCTCTGGCTCTGGAACCGACAGCACCGAGCGCGGCCGCATCATGTGGGCTCGAGTCAAAGGCAAAACCGAAAACGACATCCTCAAACTCCCCTTCAAAGCCGCCTACATGTTCCGCATCGGATTCATTCAACCTCTCCACGGAATCGTCTCAAAGACAAAGTCGTACCGAATCTTCTATCAAGTCTTGTCGCCGATCCTTCCACTACTGCGTAGCCTCTTCCCGCGCCAAATTCTCACCACCGAGCAGGTCGGCCGCGCCATGATCCTGGTCGCAAAAAACGGTTTCCCCAAACCAGTACTCGAATCCAAAGACATCAGCAGCCTCTTCGTTCACCCCTGA
- a CDS encoding carboxymuconolactone decarboxylase family protein, translating into MAHIQLPEGLPGIRGAMAFRPETAKPLNELVEVLLHAPNSLTPGERELIATYVSSENDCYYCQTIHGAIAAASLGDDEALVKHVKHDFQNAEISKKLKALLVIAGQVQKGGKHVTADSVSKAREAGASDLEIHDTVLIAAAFCMYNRYVDGLDTLQPRDDAWYRERGKQVASRGYVAVSKEYLAAAAAR; encoded by the coding sequence ATGGCCCACATTCAACTACCCGAAGGTCTACCCGGCATCCGCGGCGCGATGGCCTTCCGCCCCGAAACAGCGAAGCCCCTCAACGAACTCGTCGAAGTTCTTCTCCATGCACCAAACTCACTGACTCCCGGTGAGCGGGAACTGATTGCAACCTACGTCTCATCCGAGAACGACTGCTACTACTGCCAGACGATCCACGGTGCTATCGCAGCGGCCAGCCTCGGCGATGACGAAGCCTTGGTAAAGCATGTAAAGCACGACTTTCAAAACGCTGAAATCTCCAAAAAGCTAAAAGCCTTACTTGTCATCGCAGGACAAGTACAAAAAGGAGGCAAGCACGTAACGGCGGACTCCGTATCCAAAGCGCGCGAAGCAGGCGCGTCCGATCTGGAAATCCACGATACGGTCCTGATCGCTGCAGCATTCTGTATGTATAACCGCTATGTCGACGGGCTCGACACACTGCAACCGAGAGACGATGCCTGGTACCGGGAACGTGGCAAGCAGGTCGCTAGCAGAGGTTACGTAGCCGTCAGCAAAGAGTATCTCGCCGCCGCAGCAGCGCGCTAA
- a CDS encoding FkbM family methyltransferase — MLNVAFIRSVGHFKWFSRYSRLQFRKRLLKVDSRLRLPTGTWMVIPRHSASAGEAYVTNGDIDWGSESLLTRFADVNHDFLDIGAHVGYYSAYLSSRVRRVYAFEPDPRNLPSLRNNASLAGNVEVIDIAISSKDGTATLHQGGGAETSSLIPNQALSSSMSVKVATVDTFVAERPEINVSVVKIDAEENDIEILRGMQNLVVRDQPLILTECGYTEESRQLCADWNYRIFGYTRDRSTMKVAFREFTSPEEESLWYKMLFLVPSHLCPTFSQLVS; from the coding sequence ATGCTAAACGTTGCTTTTATTCGGTCTGTAGGCCATTTTAAATGGTTCAGCCGTTACTCCCGTCTGCAGTTTCGCAAACGCCTGCTCAAAGTCGACTCCCGCCTGCGTCTGCCTACCGGCACATGGATGGTCATCCCAAGGCACAGTGCAAGTGCAGGCGAAGCCTATGTCACCAACGGAGACATCGACTGGGGGTCCGAGTCTCTCCTGACCCGCTTCGCCGATGTCAACCATGATTTTCTCGATATCGGCGCCCACGTTGGCTACTACTCTGCCTATCTTTCAAGCCGCGTCCGCCGCGTCTACGCCTTTGAACCCGATCCAAGAAACCTTCCCAGCCTCCGCAACAATGCCTCCCTTGCAGGCAACGTTGAGGTAATCGATATTGCAATCTCTTCCAAAGACGGCACCGCTACTCTTCATCAGGGAGGTGGCGCAGAGACCAGCAGTCTCATCCCGAACCAGGCTTTATCCTCCTCGATGTCGGTCAAAGTCGCTACCGTAGATACCTTCGTTGCCGAGCGACCAGAGATCAATGTCTCGGTTGTAAAAATTGACGCCGAAGAGAATGACATTGAGATACTGCGCGGCATGCAAAATCTCGTCGTCCGCGATCAACCGCTTATTCTTACGGAGTGTGGCTACACCGAAGAATCGCGCCAGCTCTGCGCCGATTGGAACTACAGAATCTTCGGTTACACTCGGGACCGCTCCACCATGAAGGTTGCCTTTCGAGAGTTCACCTCACCGGAGGAGGAGAGCCTCTGGTACAAGATGTTGTTTCTCGTCCCTTCGCATCTGTGTCCAACATTCTCACAACTTGTCTCCTGA
- a CDS encoding DinB family protein — protein sequence MVKYAQESDLADLNPDELSERLATVLRDAMPWLVTISEAEASVPEGAGKWSGKQVMGHLTDSAVNNLARIVRMQIEAEPRLSGYEQMEWVRLQHYAEREWAEVLALWFALNEHVVWTIGHIDRARLGNVGVVEGDAVTLGFLIEDYVAHIQHHLRAMQRWMGTVGGRDG from the coding sequence ATGGTGAAGTATGCGCAGGAGTCGGATTTGGCGGACCTGAACCCCGATGAGTTGAGTGAGAGACTGGCGACGGTGCTGAGGGATGCGATGCCATGGCTGGTGACGATCTCGGAGGCTGAGGCAAGTGTGCCGGAAGGTGCAGGTAAGTGGAGCGGGAAGCAGGTGATGGGGCATCTGACTGACTCGGCGGTGAACAATCTGGCGAGGATTGTTCGGATGCAGATCGAGGCGGAGCCGAGATTGTCGGGGTATGAGCAGATGGAGTGGGTGAGGCTGCAGCACTATGCGGAGCGTGAGTGGGCGGAGGTGTTGGCGCTGTGGTTCGCCCTGAACGAACACGTGGTCTGGACGATCGGGCATATCGATAGGGCGCGACTGGGGAACGTGGGTGTTGTTGAAGGCGATGCTGTCACGCTCGGATTTTTGATTGAGGATTATGTCGCTCATATACAACATCATCTGCGGGCGATGCAGAGGTGGATGGGAACGGTCGGCGGAAGGGACGGGTAG
- a CDS encoding YraN family protein, which produces MTDTALSRGWIDLQVWAMRRMDSLSRRSAGPLHLATGERGEREALFHLRKIGYTVVARRWTSAKLLGDIDLVGWDGPTLCFVEVKTRSGRDAMPAESAVDRDKRDMLRKMARAYLRGFPEKLRADVPVRFDVVSVYLLRSGVEFDVYRGAFGW; this is translated from the coding sequence ATGACAGATACGGCTTTGAGCAGAGGGTGGATTGACCTTCAGGTCTGGGCGATGCGAAGGATGGACTCGCTGAGCCGTCGGTCTGCTGGACCGCTGCATCTGGCGACGGGGGAGCGCGGTGAACGGGAGGCGCTGTTTCATCTGCGGAAGATCGGCTATACGGTTGTGGCCAGGAGATGGACGAGTGCCAAGTTGTTGGGCGATATCGACCTAGTGGGCTGGGATGGGCCAACGCTGTGCTTTGTCGAGGTGAAGACGCGGAGTGGGAGGGATGCGATGCCGGCGGAGTCGGCGGTGGATCGGGATAAGCGTGACATGCTGCGGAAGATGGCGCGAGCTTATCTGCGGGGATTTCCGGAGAAGCTGAGGGCGGATGTGCCGGTGCGGTTCGATGTGGTGTCGGTATACTTGCTGCGGTCGGGAGTTGAGTTCGATGTATATCGGGGAGCTTTTGGATGGTGA